CGCCTGGTGGGAATAATTACCGATGGGGATATCCGCCGGGCTCTTCTACGCGGGGTTAATATGGATGTCTGCGTGAGCGAAATCATGGGCAAAAACCCTAAAACCATTAAAGCCGGAACCGACCTGGGCGTTGCCCGCAAACTGATGCTCGACCATGATATCCGGCATGTCCCTCTTCTTGACGACCAGCAGCGGGTAGTCGATCTTCTCCTCTGCAGAGACGTCTTTGGCAACCGCAGGGAAAAACGGACAGAAAAAGTAATCATCATGGCTGGCGGGATGGGCGCCAGGCTGGATCCATTTACAAAAATTCTGCCCAAACCGATGATCCCTCTCGGGGACAAGCCTATCGTCGAAGTAATTATGGAGAAATTCCACGGCCAGGGTTTTGCTGATTTCACGATCAGTCTGGGCTATAAAGCGGATATAGTGCGGCTTTATTTCGCAGAAAACAACGGCCGCAAATATAAGATAGGCTTTGTCCAGGAAAAGGAGCCTCTGGGCACAGCAGGCGCTCTGGGACTGTTGAACGGGGACTTCAATGATACTTTTATTGTTTCCAACTGCGACATTATCGTGGAAACAGATTATGGAGAACTCTTGAGGTATCACCGGGAGCATGGAAACGCACTGACCATCCTTGGAGCATTGCGAAAATTCACCATACCTTACGGCGTTTTAAAGGTGGATGACGACAACCTTCAAAATATCAACGAAAAACCAAACTTCCACTTCCTGGTCAACAGCGGGGTTTATGTCCTGGAACCGGAGGTCCTGGATTTTGTTTCAAAGGGAAAAACACTGCAAATGCCTGACCTGATCGACATGGCCAAGGAAAAGGGGCTGAAAGTTGGTGTTTTCCCCCACCATGGTGAATGGTTTGACATCGGACAATGGGAAGAATACCGCCAGACTCTGCGTGCTTTTGAACTTACGGGGTGATTAAAATTTACCAGGACAAAAAAATCCTCGGAGTTATCCCAGCCCGTGCGGGATCAAAAGGGATTCCCGGAAAAAACATCAAG
The nucleotide sequence above comes from Desulfotomaculum sp.. Encoded proteins:
- a CDS encoding nucleotidyl transferase, with product MDKAGMQVLLVTDCERRLVGIITDGDIRRALLRGVNMDVCVSEIMGKNPKTIKAGTDLGVARKLMLDHDIRHVPLLDDQQRVVDLLLCRDVFGNRREKRTEKVIIMAGGMGARLDPFTKILPKPMIPLGDKPIVEVIMEKFHGQGFADFTISLGYKADIVRLYFAENNGRKYKIGFVQEKEPLGTAGALGLLNGDFNDTFIVSNCDIIVETDYGELLRYHREHGNALTILGALRKFTIPYGVLKVDDDNLQNINEKPNFHFLVNSGVYVLEPEVLDFVSKGKTLQMPDLIDMAKEKGLKVGVFPHHGEWFDIGQWEEYRQTLRAFELTG